One genomic window of Halorubrum hochsteinianum includes the following:
- a CDS encoding ribonuclease H-like domain-containing protein, producing the protein MRIENSFIPVDGVGETTERRLWERGVTTWDEFDPGVDVAGVGATTADRIESFIAEALARLDDGDAAYFDREFPSGERWRLYENFREETCFFDIETTGLDERRDRVTTVSFHQGGETTTLVAGEDLTARRLREQFADASLLATFNGARFDVPFLETSFDVDIDTPHLDLMYPAKRVGLSGGLKPIEKELGIDRDRPDISGRDAVRLWREYERGSDEALETLVSYNREDAVNLRALADAVCEALDEEVFAAVPDGDGD; encoded by the coding sequence ATGCGCATCGAGAACAGCTTCATCCCCGTCGACGGGGTGGGCGAGACGACCGAGCGACGCCTCTGGGAGCGGGGGGTCACGACGTGGGACGAGTTCGATCCCGGAGTCGACGTCGCGGGGGTCGGCGCGACGACCGCGGACCGGATCGAGTCGTTCATCGCGGAGGCGCTCGCCCGGCTCGACGACGGCGACGCCGCCTACTTCGACCGGGAGTTCCCCTCCGGCGAGCGATGGCGGCTCTACGAGAACTTCCGCGAGGAGACCTGCTTCTTCGACATCGAGACGACCGGGCTCGACGAGCGGCGCGACCGCGTGACGACGGTGAGCTTCCATCAGGGCGGCGAGACGACGACGCTCGTCGCGGGCGAGGACCTCACCGCGCGACGGCTCCGCGAGCAGTTCGCGGACGCGAGCCTGCTCGCGACGTTCAACGGCGCGCGCTTCGACGTCCCCTTCTTGGAGACCTCCTTCGATGTCGATATCGACACGCCGCACCTCGATCTGATGTACCCCGCCAAGCGCGTCGGGCTCTCGGGCGGGCTGAAACCGATCGAGAAGGAGCTCGGCATCGACCGCGACCGCCCGGACATCTCCGGCCGCGACGCGGTCCGGCTGTGGCGCGAGTACGAGCGCGGAAGCGACGAGGCCTTGGAGACGCTCGTCTCGTACAACCGCGAGGACGCGGTGAATCTCCGCGCGCTCGCGGACGCGGTCTGCGAGGCGCTCGACGAGGAAGTGTTCGCCGCCGTCCCGGACGGAGACGGCGACTGA